One segment of Herbaspirillum hiltneri N3 DNA contains the following:
- a CDS encoding FixH family protein: protein MQATPTLRPWYTHRWPWLLMLGPALVIAAGSFTIWLAVTREDAMVVGDYYKEGRAINQDLRRDRAATSLGVALHLGYDAASGKLLGNVQTHAGPLQGKLQLHLAHPTRPEKDLRLPLETDAHGDFSVGLPMLELARWQVLLENEARDWRVAGVWHWPQQRMLDLIADQPADS from the coding sequence ATGCAAGCGACTCCGACCTTACGTCCCTGGTACACCCATCGCTGGCCGTGGCTGCTGATGCTCGGTCCGGCGCTGGTGATCGCGGCCGGTTCGTTCACGATCTGGCTGGCGGTGACGCGCGAGGACGCCATGGTGGTGGGCGACTATTACAAGGAAGGCCGCGCCATCAACCAGGACCTGCGGCGCGATCGCGCCGCGACCTCACTGGGCGTGGCGCTGCATCTCGGCTATGACGCCGCGTCGGGAAAACTGCTGGGCAACGTGCAGACCCACGCCGGCCCGCTGCAGGGCAAGCTGCAACTGCACCTGGCGCATCCGACCCGGCCTGAAAAAGACCTGCGCCTGCCGCTCGAAACCGATGCCCACGGCGATTTCAGCGTCGGCCTGCCGATGCTGGAACTGGCGCGCTGGCAGGTGCTGCTGGAGAACGAGGCGCGCGACTGGCGCGTGGCCGGCGTCTGGCATTGGCCGCAGCAGCGCATGCTGGACCTGATTGCGGATCAGCCGGCGGATAGTTGA
- the fnr gene encoding fumarate/nitrate reduction transcriptional regulator Fnr: protein MSELLQIQRPLPPSLHAMKTSCVNCSMHQLCLPMGLDDSDMNRLDQIIGRRRRVARGESLYRMDDPFRNLYAIRLGHFKTYQFNAGGEQQITGFQMAGELMGMDAISTDKHHCDVAALEDSEVCEIPFQRLEELFGMIPMLLRHFHRIMSQEITREQNAMLLLGNMRAEQRFAAFLINLSSRYAARGYSSTSFQLRMSREDIGNYLGLTIESISRLVSKFRKLGWLGVDKREIQLLDPVRIKALAAGTETCPMA from the coding sequence ATGAGCGAGCTTCTCCAGATCCAGCGGCCCCTGCCGCCATCCCTCCACGCGATGAAAACCAGTTGCGTCAATTGCAGCATGCACCAGCTGTGCCTGCCGATGGGGCTGGATGACTCCGACATGAACCGGCTCGACCAGATCATCGGCCGCCGCCGCCGGGTGGCCCGCGGCGAGAGTCTGTATCGCATGGATGATCCGTTCAGGAACCTCTATGCCATCCGGCTCGGGCACTTCAAGACTTACCAGTTCAACGCCGGCGGCGAACAGCAGATCACCGGTTTCCAGATGGCCGGAGAATTGATGGGCATGGACGCCATCAGCACCGACAAGCATCATTGCGACGTTGCCGCGCTGGAAGACAGCGAAGTGTGCGAGATCCCGTTCCAGCGGCTGGAAGAGTTGTTCGGCATGATCCCGATGCTGCTGCGCCACTTCCACCGCATCATGAGCCAGGAAATCACGCGCGAGCAAAACGCCATGCTCCTGCTCGGCAACATGCGCGCGGAACAGCGCTTCGCCGCTTTCCTGATCAACCTGTCGTCGCGCTATGCGGCACGCGGCTACTCCTCGACCAGCTTCCAGTTGCGCATGTCGCGTGAAGACATCGGCAACTACCTCGGACTGACTATCGAAAGTATCAGCCGGTTGGTCTCCAAGTTCCGCAAGCTGGGCTGGCTCGGTGTCGACAAACGCGAGATCCAGCTGCTCGATCCGGTCCGGATCAAGGCGCTTGCCGCCGGGACCGAGACTTGTCCGATGGCCTGA
- a CDS encoding ArsR/SmtB family transcription factor, with amino-acid sequence MDNKTAITALAALAQESRLAAFRLLVQVGPGGLAASKIAEQLEVAPSALSFHMKELSHAGLVTARSEGRFVIYSANFDRMNGLLGFLTENCCGGNVCSPVQECCPGVDEK; translated from the coding sequence ATGGACAACAAAACCGCTATTACCGCACTTGCCGCGCTCGCCCAGGAATCGCGTCTGGCGGCATTCCGCCTGTTGGTGCAGGTCGGCCCGGGAGGCCTTGCCGCCAGCAAGATTGCCGAACAACTGGAAGTGGCGCCGTCGGCCTTGTCCTTCCACATGAAAGAGCTGTCGCACGCCGGCCTGGTCACGGCGCGCAGCGAAGGGCGCTTCGTCATCTATTCGGCGAATTTCGACAGGATGAACGGCCTGCTCGGCTTCCTCACCGAGAACTGCTGCGGCGGCAACGTGTGTTCGCCGGTGCAGGAGTGCTGTCCCGGCGTGGACGAGAAATAA
- the arsB gene encoding ACR3 family arsenite efflux transporter, giving the protein MNIQPELAVSEKTIVAPLNLFERYLTIWVALCIVLGVLLGQAFPSIFRIIGGMEVARVNLPVGALIWVMIIPMLLKVDFSAWRQIAGHGRGIAVTLFVNWAVKPFSMALLGWLFIRHWFAPYLPAAQLDSYIAGLVLLAAAPCTAMVFVWSRLTGGDPYFTLSQVAMNDLIMVFAFAPLVGLLLGVSSIAVPWATLLTSVGLYIVVPVVIAQVWRRWLLHGQQGRGQGQGQTQARFDRVIARRQPWSMAALLAMLVLLFAFQGDAVMKQPLVIALLAVPILIQVLFNSFLAYWLNRAVGEKHAVACPSALIGASNFFELAVATAVSLFGFESGAALATVVGVLIEVPLMLLVVGAVNRTRGWYEAGAGTSASTSTSVEAADR; this is encoded by the coding sequence ATGAACATCCAACCTGAACTCGCCGTCTCCGAGAAGACTATCGTCGCCCCGCTGAATCTGTTCGAGCGCTATCTGACAATCTGGGTGGCGCTGTGCATCGTCCTCGGCGTCCTGCTGGGGCAGGCGTTTCCGTCGATCTTCAGGATCATCGGCGGCATGGAAGTGGCCCGCGTGAACTTGCCGGTCGGCGCCCTGATCTGGGTGATGATCATCCCGATGCTGCTCAAGGTCGACTTCAGCGCCTGGCGCCAGATCGCCGGACACGGCCGCGGCATTGCCGTGACGCTGTTCGTCAACTGGGCCGTCAAGCCGTTCTCGATGGCCTTGCTCGGATGGCTGTTCATCCGGCACTGGTTCGCGCCGTATCTCCCTGCCGCGCAGCTGGACTCCTACATCGCCGGGCTGGTGTTGCTGGCGGCGGCGCCGTGTACGGCGATGGTGTTTGTCTGGAGCCGCCTGACCGGCGGCGATCCATACTTCACCTTGTCGCAGGTGGCGATGAACGACCTGATCATGGTGTTCGCCTTCGCACCGCTGGTCGGCCTGCTGCTGGGCGTCTCCAGTATTGCCGTGCCGTGGGCGACGCTGCTGACTTCGGTCGGTCTCTACATCGTCGTGCCCGTCGTCATCGCGCAAGTCTGGCGCCGGTGGCTGCTGCATGGCCAGCAAGGACGAGGGCAAGGACAAGGACAAACGCAAGCGCGGTTCGACAGGGTGATCGCGCGCAGGCAGCCGTGGTCGATGGCGGCATTGCTGGCGATGCTAGTGTTGCTGTTCGCTTTCCAGGGCGACGCCGTGATGAAGCAGCCGCTGGTGATCGCCTTGCTGGCGGTGCCCATCCTGATCCAGGTCCTGTTCAATTCCTTTCTCGCGTATTGGCTCAACCGTGCGGTTGGCGAAAAGCATGCAGTGGCGTGTCCTTCGGCGCTGATCGGCGCTTCCAACTTCTTCGAACTGGCCGTCGCCACCGCCGTCAGCCTGTTCGGCTTTGAGTCGGGCGCGGCGCTGGCGACCGTCGTCGGCGTGCTGATCGAAGTGCCGCTGATGCTGCTGGTGGTCGGCGCCGTCAACCGGACGCGGGGCTGGTATGAGGCCGGTGCCGGCACCAGCGCTAGCACCAGCACCAGTGTTGAAGCGGCCGACCGCTGA
- the arsC gene encoding arsenate reductase (glutaredoxin) (This arsenate reductase requires both glutathione and glutaredoxin to convert arsenate to arsenite, after which the efflux transporter formed by ArsA and ArsB can extrude the arsenite from the cell, providing resistance.): MTIRIYHNPACGTSRNTLALIRNSGEEPEIIEYLQHPPTRDTLIGLIGSAGLAVREAIRQKGTPYAELGLDNPQLSDDLLFDAMLAHPVLINRPFVVTPKGVRLCRPSELVLDILPNPQQGPFTKEDGEVVIDAEGRRAATS; the protein is encoded by the coding sequence ATGACCATCCGGATTTATCACAACCCCGCCTGCGGCACCTCGCGCAATACGCTGGCCCTGATACGCAATTCAGGGGAGGAGCCCGAGATCATCGAGTACCTGCAACATCCGCCCACGCGCGACACGCTGATCGGCCTGATCGGCAGCGCCGGCCTTGCGGTGCGTGAAGCAATCCGCCAGAAAGGCACACCGTACGCCGAACTCGGCCTCGACAATCCGCAACTGAGCGACGACTTGCTGTTCGATGCGATGCTCGCACATCCGGTGCTGATCAACCGTCCCTTCGTGGTCACGCCAAAAGGCGTGCGCCTGTGCCGTCCTTCGGAGCTGGTGCTGGATATCCTCCCCAATCCGCAGCAAGGTCCGTTCACCAAGGAGGATGGCGAAGTCGTCATCGATGCGGAGGGACGCCGTGCCGCAACTTCCTGA
- the arsH gene encoding arsenical resistance protein ArsH produces the protein MRRDAVPQLPDLPNIDGELFHAPQASDFAAVGRATHAPRFLLLYGSLRERSYSRLLTMEAARLLQAMGGETRIFDPHGLPLPDGAPDTHPKVQELRELAQWSEGMVWCSPERHGAMTGIMKAQIDWIPLSSGAIRPTQGKTLAVMEVSGGSQSFNAVNQMRILGRWMRMLTIPNQSSVAKAFEQFDEAGRMHPSAYYDRVVDVMEELMKFTLLTRDVSPTLANRYSERRESAEMLSRRVNQGAI, from the coding sequence ATGCGGAGGGACGCCGTGCCGCAACTTCCTGATTTGCCGAACATTGACGGCGAGCTGTTCCATGCGCCGCAGGCGAGCGACTTCGCCGCAGTCGGCCGCGCCACCCATGCACCCCGGTTTCTGCTGCTGTACGGCTCGCTGCGCGAGCGTTCCTACAGCCGCTTGCTGACGATGGAAGCGGCGCGGCTGTTGCAGGCCATGGGCGGCGAAACGAGGATTTTCGATCCGCATGGCTTACCGCTGCCGGACGGCGCGCCGGACACGCATCCCAAGGTGCAGGAATTGCGCGAACTGGCGCAATGGTCCGAAGGCATGGTGTGGTGTTCGCCGGAGCGGCACGGCGCCATGACCGGCATCATGAAAGCGCAGATCGACTGGATCCCACTATCGTCAGGCGCCATCCGGCCGACGCAGGGAAAGACGCTGGCGGTGATGGAAGTATCCGGCGGCTCGCAGTCGTTCAATGCCGTCAACCAGATGCGCATCCTGGGACGCTGGATGCGCATGCTGACCATCCCGAATCAATCATCGGTCGCCAAGGCATTTGAGCAATTCGACGAGGCCGGCCGCATGCATCCTTCCGCGTACTACGATCGCGTGGTCGATGTGATGGAAGAATTGATGAAATTTACTTTGCTGACACGCGACGTCTCGCCAACGCTCGCAAATCGTTACAGCGAGCGGAGGGAGAGCGCCGAGATGCTGAGCAGGCGCGTCAATCAGGGCGCCATCTGA